A window of the Pristiophorus japonicus isolate sPriJap1 chromosome 13, sPriJap1.hap1, whole genome shotgun sequence genome harbors these coding sequences:
- the cdk10 gene encoding cyclin-dependent kinase 10 isoform X1 codes for MVGHHGAKPTGKQAVGHLRGRLSGCSGTMGDCNDEQDQIRLKSLKYEGTFSVPPEDKLGRGRSVKEFVKLNRIGEGTYGIVYRAHDTKSDEIVALKKVRMDKERDGIPISSLREINLLLKLRHPNIVELKEVVVGNHLDSIFLVMGYCEQDLASLLENMQSPFSEAQVKCISLQLLKGLRYLHENFIIHRDLKVSNLLMTDKGCVKIADFGLARAYGVPLKPMTPKVVTLWYRAPELLLGTKTQTTAIDMWAVGCILAELLAHKPLLPGSSEIHQIDLIVQLLGTPNENIWPGFSKLPLVGQYTLRKQPYNNLKHKFPWLSEAGLRLLNFLFMYDPKKRATAEDSLESSYFKEKPLPCEPELMPTFPHHRNKRAASNADNQQKRLKV; via the exons ATGGTCGGCCATCACGGTGCAAAGCCAACGGGGAAGCAAGCAGTTGGCCACCTGCGGGGCCGGTTGTCGGGCTGCTCCGGGACCATGGGCGATTGCAACGACGAACAGGATCAGATCCGGCTGAAATCTCTGAAATACGAGGGGACCTTCAGCGTGCCGCCGGAGGACAAG CTGGGAAGAGGCAGAAGTGTGAAAGAATTTGTAAAGTTAAATCGTATCGGTGAAGGAACCTATGGCATTGTGT ATCGAGCCCATGATACAAAAAGTGATGAAATTGTTGCCCTTAAGAAGGTTCGAATGGATAAAGAGAGGGATG GAATCCCTATCAGTAGTTTGAGAGAGATTAATCTGCTCCTTAAACTGCGGCACCCTAATATTGTGGAGTTAAAAGAAGTAGTGGTAGGAaatcacttggacag TATTTTCCTGGTAATGGGATACTGTGAACAGGACCTTGCTAGTCTTCTGGAAAATATGCAGTCACCGTTCTCAGAAGCTCAG GTGAAATGTATAAGTCTGCAGTTACTGAAGGGACTGCGATATCTACACGAAAACTTCATTATTCACAG AGACCTTAAGGTGTCCAACTTGCTGATGACCGATAAAGGGTGTGTGAAGATAG CAGATTTTGGGCTGGCACGTGCATATGGAGTGCCTCTTAAGCCCATGACTCCAAAAGTAGTAACGCTATG GTACAGAGCACCAGAATTACTATTGGGAACAAAGACCCAGACTACAGCTATTGATATGTG GGCAGTGGGTTGTATCCTTGCAGAGCTGCTGGCCCACAAACCTTTGCTTCCAGGAAGCTCTGAGATCCATCAGATTGACCTGATCGTTCAGTTATTAGGGACTCCTAATGAGAATATATGGCCA GGGTTTTCCAAGCTGCCATTAGTGGGTCAGTACACTCTGAGAAAACAACCTTACAATAACCTGAAGCACAAGTTTCCATGGCTGTCAGAAGCAGGCCTCCGACTTCTCAACTTCCTCTTCATGTATGACCCAAAAAAGAG GGCTACAGCAGAGGACAGTCTGGAGAGTTCCTATTTTAAAGAAAAACCATTAC CATGTGAACCAGAGCTGATGCCCACCTTCCCCCATCATCGTAACAAGCGAGCTGCCTCTAATGCGGATAATCAGCAAAAACGTCTAAAAGTATGA
- the cdk10 gene encoding cyclin-dependent kinase 10 isoform X3 → MDKERDGIPISSLREINLLLKLRHPNIVELKEVVVGNHLDSIFLVMGYCEQDLASLLENMQSPFSEAQVKCISLQLLKGLRYLHENFIIHRDLKVSNLLMTDKGCVKIADFGLARAYGVPLKPMTPKVVTLWYRAPELLLGTKTQTTAIDMWAVGCILAELLAHKPLLPGSSEIHQIDLIVQLLGTPNENIWPGFSKLPLVGQYTLRKQPYNNLKHKFPWLSEAGLRLLNFLFMYDPKKRATAEDSLESSYFKEKPLPCEPELMPTFPHHRNKRAASNADNQQKRLKV, encoded by the exons ATGGATAAAGAGAGGGATG GAATCCCTATCAGTAGTTTGAGAGAGATTAATCTGCTCCTTAAACTGCGGCACCCTAATATTGTGGAGTTAAAAGAAGTAGTGGTAGGAaatcacttggacag TATTTTCCTGGTAATGGGATACTGTGAACAGGACCTTGCTAGTCTTCTGGAAAATATGCAGTCACCGTTCTCAGAAGCTCAG GTGAAATGTATAAGTCTGCAGTTACTGAAGGGACTGCGATATCTACACGAAAACTTCATTATTCACAG AGACCTTAAGGTGTCCAACTTGCTGATGACCGATAAAGGGTGTGTGAAGATAG CAGATTTTGGGCTGGCACGTGCATATGGAGTGCCTCTTAAGCCCATGACTCCAAAAGTAGTAACGCTATG GTACAGAGCACCAGAATTACTATTGGGAACAAAGACCCAGACTACAGCTATTGATATGTG GGCAGTGGGTTGTATCCTTGCAGAGCTGCTGGCCCACAAACCTTTGCTTCCAGGAAGCTCTGAGATCCATCAGATTGACCTGATCGTTCAGTTATTAGGGACTCCTAATGAGAATATATGGCCA GGGTTTTCCAAGCTGCCATTAGTGGGTCAGTACACTCTGAGAAAACAACCTTACAATAACCTGAAGCACAAGTTTCCATGGCTGTCAGAAGCAGGCCTCCGACTTCTCAACTTCCTCTTCATGTATGACCCAAAAAAGAG GGCTACAGCAGAGGACAGTCTGGAGAGTTCCTATTTTAAAGAAAAACCATTAC CATGTGAACCAGAGCTGATGCCCACCTTCCCCCATCATCGTAACAAGCGAGCTGCCTCTAATGCGGATAATCAGCAAAAACGTCTAAAAGTATGA
- the cdk10 gene encoding cyclin-dependent kinase 10 isoform X2, with protein MVGHHGAKPTGKQAVGHLRGRLSGCSGTMGDCNDEQDQIRLKSLKYEGTFSVPPEDKLGRGRSVKEFVKLNRIGEGTYGIVYRAHDTKSDEIVALKKVRMDKERDGIPISSLREINLLLKLRHPNIVELKEVVVGNHLDSIFLVMGYCEQDLASLLENMQSPFSEAQVKCISLQLLKGLRYLHENFIIHRDLKVSNLLMTDKGCVKIDFGLARAYGVPLKPMTPKVVTLWYRAPELLLGTKTQTTAIDMWAVGCILAELLAHKPLLPGSSEIHQIDLIVQLLGTPNENIWPGFSKLPLVGQYTLRKQPYNNLKHKFPWLSEAGLRLLNFLFMYDPKKRATAEDSLESSYFKEKPLPCEPELMPTFPHHRNKRAASNADNQQKRLKV; from the exons ATGGTCGGCCATCACGGTGCAAAGCCAACGGGGAAGCAAGCAGTTGGCCACCTGCGGGGCCGGTTGTCGGGCTGCTCCGGGACCATGGGCGATTGCAACGACGAACAGGATCAGATCCGGCTGAAATCTCTGAAATACGAGGGGACCTTCAGCGTGCCGCCGGAGGACAAG CTGGGAAGAGGCAGAAGTGTGAAAGAATTTGTAAAGTTAAATCGTATCGGTGAAGGAACCTATGGCATTGTGT ATCGAGCCCATGATACAAAAAGTGATGAAATTGTTGCCCTTAAGAAGGTTCGAATGGATAAAGAGAGGGATG GAATCCCTATCAGTAGTTTGAGAGAGATTAATCTGCTCCTTAAACTGCGGCACCCTAATATTGTGGAGTTAAAAGAAGTAGTGGTAGGAaatcacttggacag TATTTTCCTGGTAATGGGATACTGTGAACAGGACCTTGCTAGTCTTCTGGAAAATATGCAGTCACCGTTCTCAGAAGCTCAG GTGAAATGTATAAGTCTGCAGTTACTGAAGGGACTGCGATATCTACACGAAAACTTCATTATTCACAG AGACCTTAAGGTGTCCAACTTGCTGATGACCGATAAAGGGTGTGTGAAGATAG ATTTTGGGCTGGCACGTGCATATGGAGTGCCTCTTAAGCCCATGACTCCAAAAGTAGTAACGCTATG GTACAGAGCACCAGAATTACTATTGGGAACAAAGACCCAGACTACAGCTATTGATATGTG GGCAGTGGGTTGTATCCTTGCAGAGCTGCTGGCCCACAAACCTTTGCTTCCAGGAAGCTCTGAGATCCATCAGATTGACCTGATCGTTCAGTTATTAGGGACTCCTAATGAGAATATATGGCCA GGGTTTTCCAAGCTGCCATTAGTGGGTCAGTACACTCTGAGAAAACAACCTTACAATAACCTGAAGCACAAGTTTCCATGGCTGTCAGAAGCAGGCCTCCGACTTCTCAACTTCCTCTTCATGTATGACCCAAAAAAGAG GGCTACAGCAGAGGACAGTCTGGAGAGTTCCTATTTTAAAGAAAAACCATTAC CATGTGAACCAGAGCTGATGCCCACCTTCCCCCATCATCGTAACAAGCGAGCTGCCTCTAATGCGGATAATCAGCAAAAACGTCTAAAAGTATGA